Proteins encoded together in one Chitinophaga sp. LS1 window:
- a CDS encoding aconitate hydratase has protein sequence MVFDIEMIKKVYAALPGKVEATRKLLGRPLTLSEKILYAHLYSPTTSAYERGKSYVEFAPDRVAMQDATAQMALLQFMTCGRAKVAVPSTVHCDHLIQAKTGAVADLATANDTNREVYEFLSSISNKYGIGFWKPGAGIIHQVVLENYAFPGGLMIGTDSHTPNAGGLGMLAIGVGGADAVDVMAGLAWELKMPKLIGVKLTGKLSGWSSPKDIILKVAGVLTVKGGTGCIVEYFGEGADSLSATGKGTICNMGAEIGATCSVFAYDSKIAAYLQATERSEIASLADGVRDHLRPDAEVYADPSKYYDQVIEINLDELEPHVNGPFTPDLAWPISKFAQAVRENNWPEKLEVALIGSCTNSSYEDISRAASLAKQAIDKNLPVKSEYTITPGSELVRFTIERDGLLDTFNQIGGVVLANACGPCIGQWARHIDDPNRKNSIITSFNRNFAKRNDGLAGTHAFVASPEIVTALAIAGTLTFNPLTDTLKNKDGQDVKLDEPTGFELPVKGFAVDDPGYQAPAADGSGLQVVVSPTSDRLQLLAAFAPWEGTDLKGLKLLIKAKGKCTTDHISMAGPWLKFRGHLDNISNNMLIGAINAFNDKSDTVKNQLTGEYGAVPATQRAYKAAGIGSIVVGDENYGEGSSREHAAMEPRHLGVRAILVKSFARIHETNLKKQGMLGLTFANKEDYDKIQEDDTFDILGLTTFTPGKPLTVVANHKDGSKDEITVNHTYNEQQIEWFKAGGALNVIRAEFAKA, from the coding sequence ATGGTGTTTGATATCGAAATGATTAAAAAAGTGTATGCGGCACTCCCGGGTAAGGTGGAAGCTACCCGTAAGCTGTTAGGACGCCCGCTCACACTATCAGAAAAGATCTTGTATGCTCACTTATACTCGCCGACCACATCGGCATATGAGAGAGGTAAATCTTACGTGGAGTTTGCACCCGATCGCGTTGCGATGCAGGATGCCACTGCACAGATGGCCTTGTTACAGTTTATGACCTGCGGCCGTGCTAAGGTAGCAGTTCCCTCTACTGTACACTGTGATCACCTCATTCAAGCTAAAACAGGCGCAGTAGCCGATTTGGCAACTGCTAATGACACCAACAGGGAAGTTTACGAATTCCTTTCCTCTATCTCCAATAAATATGGTATTGGCTTCTGGAAACCAGGTGCTGGTATTATCCACCAGGTTGTTCTGGAAAACTATGCTTTTCCAGGTGGCCTCATGATCGGTACGGACTCCCACACGCCAAACGCTGGTGGTCTGGGTATGCTCGCTATCGGTGTAGGTGGTGCTGACGCTGTTGACGTAATGGCAGGTCTGGCATGGGAACTGAAAATGCCAAAACTGATCGGCGTAAAACTGACGGGTAAACTGAGCGGATGGTCCTCTCCTAAAGACATTATCCTGAAAGTAGCAGGTGTACTGACTGTAAAAGGTGGTACCGGCTGTATCGTTGAATATTTCGGTGAAGGTGCTGATAGCCTGAGCGCTACCGGTAAAGGTACTATCTGTAACATGGGTGCTGAAATCGGTGCTACCTGCTCCGTATTCGCTTACGATAGTAAGATCGCTGCTTACCTGCAGGCGACTGAGCGTAGCGAAATCGCTTCCCTGGCTGACGGTGTGAGAGATCACCTGCGCCCTGATGCAGAAGTGTACGCAGATCCTTCTAAATACTACGATCAGGTCATCGAAATCAACCTCGACGAACTTGAACCACATGTAAATGGTCCATTTACGCCTGATCTGGCATGGCCTATTTCTAAATTCGCGCAGGCAGTGAGAGAAAACAACTGGCCTGAAAAACTGGAAGTAGCCCTCATCGGCTCCTGCACCAACTCTTCTTACGAAGATATTTCCCGTGCAGCGTCCCTCGCTAAACAAGCTATCGACAAAAATCTGCCCGTTAAATCTGAATATACTATCACCCCCGGTTCTGAACTGGTTCGCTTCACGATCGAAAGAGATGGTCTGCTGGACACTTTCAACCAGATCGGTGGTGTAGTACTGGCTAACGCCTGCGGTCCCTGTATCGGTCAATGGGCACGTCACATCGATGATCCTAACCGTAAGAACTCTATCATCACTTCCTTCAACCGTAACTTCGCTAAGAGAAATGATGGTCTGGCAGGTACCCACGCTTTTGTAGCTTCACCTGAAATCGTAACCGCACTGGCTATCGCCGGTACTCTGACCTTCAACCCACTGACTGACACCCTGAAAAACAAGGATGGTCAGGATGTGAAGCTGGATGAGCCAACCGGTTTTGAACTGCCTGTGAAAGGCTTTGCTGTAGATGATCCAGGTTACCAGGCACCAGCTGCTGATGGTAGCGGTTTACAGGTAGTGGTTTCTCCTACCAGCGATCGTCTGCAACTGCTGGCTGCTTTCGCACCATGGGAAGGTACTGATCTGAAAGGACTGAAACTGCTGATCAAGGCGAAAGGTAAATGTACCACTGACCATATCTCTATGGCCGGTCCATGGTTGAAATTCCGTGGTCACCTTGACAACATTTCTAACAACATGCTGATTGGTGCGATCAACGCATTCAACGATAAATCTGATACCGTTAAGAACCAGCTGACTGGCGAATACGGTGCTGTACCTGCTACGCAGCGTGCTTACAAAGCTGCTGGTATCGGTTCAATTGTAGTAGGTGATGAGAACTACGGTGAAGGCTCCAGCCGCGAACACGCTGCTATGGAACCACGTCACCTGGGTGTTCGCGCGATCCTGGTAAAATCTTTTGCCCGTATCCACGAAACAAACCTGAAAAAACAAGGTATGCTCGGCCTCACCTTCGCTAACAAAGAAGATTACGATAAGATACAGGAAGACGATACATTCGATATCCTTGGTCTCACTACCTTCACTCCCGGCAAACCGCTGACTGTGGTGGCTAACCACAAAGATGGTAGCAAGGACGAAATCACAGTAAACCATACCTACAATGAACAACAGATTGAGTGGTTCAAAGCAGGTGGTGCACTGAACGTTATCCGTGCCGAGTTCGCGAAAGCATAA
- the dapB gene encoding 4-hydroxy-tetrahydrodipicolinate reductase produces the protein MKIALIGYGKMGKTIEAIAVAKGHEIVARIDKDSQELLNKENLQKADVAIEFTGPETAYNNILKCFEANVPVICGSTGWLENLPKVTALCLEKNQAFLYASNFSIGVNIFFEVNKRLAELMAHQPQYNVQMEEIHHTQKRDAPSGTAITLAEQVLAKVTRKQNWVNADTTAPAELSIISKRIDPAPGTHIINYTSPIDDITITHTAHSREGFASGAVVAAEWIQGKKGVFGMKDVLSL, from the coding sequence ATGAAAATAGCGTTAATTGGTTACGGGAAAATGGGCAAAACGATAGAAGCCATTGCCGTTGCAAAAGGACATGAGATCGTAGCCCGTATTGATAAGGATAGCCAGGAATTACTCAATAAGGAAAACCTGCAGAAAGCCGATGTAGCCATTGAATTTACCGGACCAGAAACTGCCTACAATAATATCCTGAAGTGTTTTGAAGCCAATGTACCTGTGATCTGCGGCAGCACCGGCTGGCTGGAAAATCTGCCAAAGGTAACAGCACTGTGTCTTGAAAAAAATCAGGCTTTCCTGTATGCAAGTAACTTCAGCATTGGCGTAAATATCTTCTTCGAGGTGAACAAGCGACTGGCCGAACTAATGGCTCACCAGCCACAGTACAATGTACAAATGGAAGAGATTCACCACACCCAAAAGCGCGATGCGCCAAGTGGTACGGCAATCACCCTGGCTGAACAGGTGCTGGCAAAAGTAACAAGGAAACAAAACTGGGTAAATGCTGATACAACAGCACCCGCTGAACTGTCTATCATTTCCAAAAGAATAGATCCGGCACCAGGCACACATATCATCAACTATACCTCCCCTATCGACGACATCACCATCACCCATACCGCTCATTCCAGAGAAGGTTTTGCTTCTGGTGCAGTCGTAGCCGCTGAATGGATCCAGGGCAAAAAAGGAGTGTTCGGGATGAAGGATGTGTTAAGTCTGTAG
- a CDS encoding PspC domain-containing protein, protein MNRFKDFVEWQAFGVCTAIGNRLGVATSRIRLFFIYVSFLTMGSPIIVYLIMAFWVNMKNYILNARRNPLRYL, encoded by the coding sequence ATGAATAGATTTAAAGATTTTGTGGAATGGCAGGCCTTCGGTGTGTGCACCGCGATAGGCAACAGGCTGGGAGTGGCGACTTCCCGCATCCGCTTGTTCTTTATCTATGTGTCTTTCCTGACGATGGGATCCCCAATCATTGTTTACCTGATCATGGCTTTTTGGGTCAACATGAAGAACTACATTCTCAATGCCAGAAGAAACCCCCTAAGGTATTTGTAA
- the kdsA gene encoding 3-deoxy-8-phosphooctulonate synthase, with the protein MSVSHLKALFNERYNPENFFLIAGPCVVEDEALLMHVAEKVSRICERLQIPYIFKASYRKANRTSISSFSGIGDVEGLDLLQKVGKTFNLPVTTDIHSAAEAAMAAAYADVLQIPAFLCRQTDILIAAAETGKVVNVKKGQFVSGEAMKFAVEKVRQAGNEKIMLTERGTTFGYQDLVVDYRNIPIMKEHGVPVIMDCTHSLQQPNQTSGVTGGNPKLISTIAKAAIATGADGLFIETHPDPSCAKSDGANMLHLDLLEKLLEDLVRIREVVR; encoded by the coding sequence ATGTCTGTTTCACATTTGAAAGCTCTTTTTAACGAAAGATATAATCCAGAGAATTTTTTCCTGATAGCCGGCCCATGTGTGGTGGAAGACGAGGCGCTGCTGATGCACGTAGCTGAAAAAGTATCCCGCATTTGTGAGCGTTTACAGATACCATATATTTTCAAAGCCTCTTACCGTAAGGCAAACCGTACCAGTATCAGTTCATTTAGTGGTATTGGTGATGTGGAAGGACTGGACCTGTTGCAGAAAGTAGGTAAGACTTTCAACCTGCCGGTTACTACCGATATTCACTCTGCTGCGGAAGCTGCGATGGCTGCTGCTTATGCTGATGTATTGCAGATCCCTGCATTCCTGTGCCGTCAGACAGATATCCTGATCGCTGCTGCCGAAACAGGCAAAGTGGTGAATGTAAAGAAAGGCCAGTTTGTAAGTGGGGAAGCGATGAAGTTTGCTGTAGAAAAAGTAAGACAGGCGGGTAATGAAAAGATCATGCTGACAGAACGTGGTACCACCTTTGGTTACCAGGACCTGGTTGTAGACTACAGAAATATTCCTATTATGAAGGAACATGGTGTACCTGTGATCATGGATTGCACACACTCATTGCAACAACCTAACCAGACAAGCGGTGTAACAGGTGGTAATCCAAAGCTGATCAGCACTATTGCGAAAGCTGCGATTGCAACCGGTGCAGATGGTCTGTTCATCGAAACACATCCGGATCCTTCCTGTGCAAAATCTGATGGAGCGAATATGTTACATCTGGATCTGCTGGAAAAACTGCTGGAAGATCTTGTAAGGATCAGAGAAGTAGTAAGATAA
- the cysD gene encoding sulfate adenylyltransferase subunit CysD — protein sequence MSNKIQWEFPQALEDEAIYILRETAAQFEKPAILFSGGKDSITIVRLAQKAFYPGKCPFPLLHIDTGHNFPETIQFRDWLVESLGLDLVVRNVQDSINQGKVQEETGKYASRNALQTVTLLDAIEEMKYDACIGGARRDEEKARAKERIFSVRDEFGQWNAKMQRPELFDMLNGKINIGENVRVFPISNWTELDVWNYIRREKLEIPSIYFSHERDIIERDGMYWPASPFLNTTDEEVPFRQKVRFRTVGDMTCTAAVISEADKLEDIISEILEAKISERGARIDDKRSEAAMEKRKQAGYF from the coding sequence ATGAGTAATAAAATACAGTGGGAGTTTCCGCAGGCATTGGAAGATGAGGCCATCTATATTTTACGTGAAACGGCTGCTCAGTTTGAAAAGCCAGCCATCCTTTTCTCAGGTGGTAAAGATTCTATCACTATCGTAAGACTGGCTCAGAAGGCTTTTTACCCTGGTAAGTGTCCTTTTCCTTTATTGCATATCGATACAGGGCATAACTTCCCTGAAACCATCCAATTCCGTGACTGGCTCGTTGAAAGCTTAGGCCTGGATCTGGTAGTAAGAAATGTGCAGGATAGCATCAACCAGGGAAAAGTACAGGAAGAAACCGGAAAATATGCGAGCCGCAATGCACTGCAAACGGTAACCCTGCTGGATGCCATCGAAGAGATGAAGTATGATGCTTGTATAGGTGGCGCCCGCCGTGATGAAGAAAAAGCCCGTGCCAAGGAAAGGATCTTCTCTGTAAGAGATGAATTCGGTCAATGGAACGCTAAAATGCAACGTCCCGAACTGTTCGACATGCTGAATGGTAAGATCAATATCGGTGAAAACGTTCGTGTATTCCCTATCTCCAACTGGACAGAGCTGGATGTATGGAACTATATACGCAGAGAAAAGCTGGAAATCCCTTCTATCTACTTCTCTCATGAAAGAGATATCATAGAAAGAGATGGCATGTATTGGCCAGCATCTCCATTCCTGAATACCACAGATGAAGAAGTACCGTTCCGCCAGAAAGTACGTTTCCGTACCGTAGGCGATATGACCTGTACCGCTGCTGTGATTTCCGAAGCTGACAAACTGGAAGATATCATCTCCGAAATACTGGAAGCCAAAATCTCTGAAAGAGGCGCCCGTATCGATGATAAACGCTCGGAAGCTGCTATGGAAAAACGTAAACAGGCAGGTTATTTCTAA
- a CDS encoding DUF5683 domain-containing protein, with protein MRICFLALPALCILHTVANAQDSTKAEWLKKQQPDNRKDSAQLFITKKDSSVVVKKDSVGPIVQPPIHSPRKAALYSAVLPGLGQIYNREYWKLPLVYAAMGITTYTYIFNMNKYRTYRDAYRIRMDGNADTVDDYVGLYSDAGLKYLRDGYREYVDYSVLVFVLAYGLNILDATVFAHLRNFDMSDDLSMKITPTVIDNRALGVSVKINLGGSKRKSVSSLAMAAPTKW; from the coding sequence TTGCGCATTTGTTTCCTGGCCTTGCCGGCATTATGCATTCTGCATACTGTTGCCAATGCACAGGACAGTACCAAAGCTGAATGGTTGAAAAAACAACAGCCGGATAACCGTAAAGACAGTGCCCAGCTTTTTATTACTAAGAAAGATTCATCAGTAGTAGTCAAAAAAGACTCTGTTGGACCAATCGTACAACCACCCATTCATAGTCCCCGCAAGGCGGCCCTCTACTCAGCAGTACTGCCAGGTCTGGGCCAGATCTACAACCGGGAATACTGGAAACTGCCACTCGTTTACGCGGCAATGGGTATCACTACCTACACGTATATCTTCAATATGAACAAATACAGGACCTACCGCGATGCCTACCGTATACGTATGGACGGTAACGCGGATACCGTAGACGACTACGTAGGTCTGTACAGCGATGCCGGTCTGAAATACCTGCGTGACGGATACAGAGAGTATGTTGATTACTCCGTACTCGTATTCGTACTCGCGTATGGCCTGAATATCCTGGATGCAACCGTATTTGCCCACCTCCGTAACTTTGACATGAGCGATGACCTGAGTATGAAGATCACCCCTACCGTGATCGACAACCGTGCACTGGGCGTAAGCGTCAAAATCAACCTCGGTGGTTCAAAAAGAAAGTCTGTGAGTTCACTGGCAATGGCCGCTCCTACCAAATGGTAA
- a CDS encoding phosphoadenylyl-sulfate reductase, whose product MKDIRQAIEGLDAPAAMAWLAAEFPGAVAFSTSFGQEDQVIADMIWRHKIPVRVFTLDTGRLFQETYDLMDLTRARYKQNFEVYFPETSGVESLLREKGPNSFYESVENRKECCNIRKVVPLNRALQGVKVWITGLRAEQSENRQSLHDIEWDESRQLYKYQPLINWSFDQMLDYLKTNNVPYNKLHDNGFISIGCAPCTRAIEPGEHPRAGRWWWELSKKECGLHG is encoded by the coding sequence ATGAAAGACATCAGACAAGCAATCGAAGGCCTTGATGCACCAGCAGCAATGGCCTGGTTGGCAGCAGAGTTTCCTGGAGCCGTGGCATTTTCCACCTCCTTCGGACAAGAAGATCAGGTCATTGCCGACATGATCTGGCGCCACAAGATCCCTGTAAGGGTTTTTACTTTGGATACGGGACGTCTCTTCCAGGAGACCTACGATCTTATGGATCTGACCCGCGCCCGCTACAAGCAAAACTTTGAAGTTTACTTTCCTGAAACCTCGGGTGTCGAATCGCTGCTCCGGGAAAAAGGTCCCAACAGCTTTTACGAGTCGGTGGAAAACCGTAAGGAATGCTGTAACATCCGCAAAGTAGTGCCGCTGAACAGGGCACTGCAGGGGGTGAAAGTCTGGATCACAGGACTACGGGCCGAGCAATCGGAAAACCGTCAGTCTCTCCACGACATTGAATGGGACGAAAGCCGGCAGCTCTATAAATACCAGCCACTGATCAACTGGTCATTTGACCAGATGCTGGATTACCTGAAAACGAATAACGTACCTTATAATAAGCTCCACGACAATGGTTTCATCAGCATCGGCTGTGCACCTTGTACCAGAGCCATTGAACCAGGAGAACATCCACGCGCCGGTCGCTGGTGGTGGGAACTCTCCAAAAAAGAATGTGGCTTGCACGGTTAA
- a CDS encoding DUF4421 domain-containing protein, whose amino-acid sequence MRKGYLLLSICLCMFHFALGQRSSFIDKMGDWFQTQNDTAYIEDHTKDLTTRFFGSRKYNYYDIVDRKRKTEVMYRPNTPFNVGFGFNYKFIGINVAFNLPFINSTDRYGKTKALDLQAHYYLRKLVVDFYGQRYKGYYIANSRGILNGFDEKGPLPVRPDIRNLNIGMSVQYVFNDKRFSYRAAYLQNEYQKKSAGSFLIGGELFTARMKGDSSLIPRNITTQDFINGINYSGTSIFSAAANAGYAYTLVYKQHFFLTLSLSGSLGGNYTHLFRDEENDLRKFGVQINNTVRASIGYNSSKYFAGIHYVNLTTRSQSPIEHTFQTIGAGNFRVSVVRRFGLKRELF is encoded by the coding sequence ATGCGCAAAGGATATTTATTATTATCCATTTGTCTGTGTATGTTTCATTTCGCGTTAGGACAACGATCGTCTTTCATTGATAAGATGGGAGATTGGTTTCAGACACAAAATGATACTGCCTACATAGAGGATCATACCAAAGACCTGACAACACGCTTTTTCGGGTCGAGGAAATATAACTATTACGACATCGTAGATCGTAAACGCAAAACGGAGGTCATGTACCGTCCGAATACCCCATTCAACGTAGGTTTTGGGTTCAATTATAAATTCATTGGTATCAACGTCGCGTTCAATCTGCCTTTCATCAACAGTACCGACAGGTATGGCAAGACAAAGGCCCTGGATCTGCAGGCGCATTACTACCTGCGCAAGCTGGTGGTAGACTTTTATGGACAGCGTTACAAAGGTTATTACATTGCTAACTCCCGTGGGATATTGAATGGATTTGATGAAAAAGGCCCGCTTCCTGTGCGTCCTGATATCCGAAATTTGAATATCGGGATGAGTGTGCAGTATGTATTCAACGATAAGAGATTCTCCTATAGAGCGGCTTATTTGCAAAATGAATATCAGAAGAAGAGTGCCGGTTCATTCCTGATAGGTGGGGAGCTGTTTACAGCCAGGATGAAGGGCGATTCTTCACTGATCCCCCGCAATATCACAACGCAGGATTTTATAAATGGTATTAATTATTCAGGCACCAGTATATTTAGTGCTGCTGCAAATGCGGGGTATGCCTATACATTAGTTTACAAACAACATTTCTTCCTCACATTATCACTCTCCGGCAGTTTGGGGGGTAACTATACCCATTTGTTCAGAGATGAGGAGAATGACCTCCGCAAGTTTGGGGTTCAGATAAACAATACGGTCCGTGCATCTATCGGCTATAATTCCAGTAAGTATTTTGCCGGCATTCACTATGTGAATCTGACTACGCGTAGTCAGTCACCCATTGAGCATACTTTCCAGACCATTGGTGCAGGCAACTTCAGGGTAAGTGTCGTGAGACGGTTTGGATTAAAGCGAGAGCTTTTCTAA
- a CDS encoding sulfate adenylyltransferase subunit 1 gives MEVLRITTSGSVDDGKSTLIGRLLYDTNSIPQDKMEALHAASKRKGLDFTDLSLLTDGLVAEREQGITIDVAHIYFSTPNRKYIIADTPGHVEYTRNMVTGASNAQVSLILIDARKGIVEQTYRHFFIASLLRIPYLVVCVNKMDLVEYSEARFNQIVEDFQALVDQADYKAPSIKFIPISSLYGENVAGKSEKISWYKDESLLDYLELISFDHADSTHPARFAVQSVIRPRTEAFHDFRGFAGKVTSGHFNVGDEIISLPSQQTSKIKTIEQFEKQLDIAQARESVVITLETEIDTSRGSMLAKVDNAPALLKDITANICWMDQQKLVPGKTYLLQHGINRVKAKVQQLLEVVDVTSNQLVPDKKEMGLNDIGKIAIRTAAPIFADAYSVNPANGAFILIDEFSNSTVAVGFVA, from the coding sequence ATGGAGGTTTTACGTATAACTACATCCGGCAGTGTGGATGACGGTAAAAGTACTTTGATAGGTAGACTGCTGTATGATACAAACTCTATCCCACAGGATAAAATGGAAGCTTTGCATGCAGCCAGCAAACGCAAAGGACTGGACTTTACTGACCTGTCCCTGCTCACTGATGGTCTGGTAGCTGAAAGAGAACAAGGTATCACCATCGATGTGGCTCATATCTACTTCTCTACGCCTAACCGTAAATATATTATTGCTGATACTCCTGGTCACGTGGAATATACCAGGAACATGGTAACCGGTGCAAGCAACGCACAGGTATCCCTGATCCTGATCGATGCCCGTAAAGGTATCGTGGAGCAGACTTACAGGCACTTCTTTATTGCCAGCCTGCTGCGCATTCCTTACCTGGTAGTATGTGTGAATAAAATGGACCTGGTTGAATATAGCGAAGCACGTTTCAATCAGATCGTTGAAGATTTCCAGGCACTTGTAGACCAGGCAGATTACAAAGCTCCCTCTATCAAGTTCATTCCTATTTCCAGCCTGTATGGCGAGAACGTAGCCGGTAAATCTGAAAAGATCAGCTGGTACAAGGATGAATCCTTGCTGGATTACCTGGAGCTGATCTCTTTTGACCATGCAGACAGCACCCACCCGGCACGCTTCGCTGTACAGTCAGTGATCCGCCCAAGAACTGAGGCTTTCCACGACTTCCGTGGCTTTGCCGGTAAGGTTACGAGTGGTCATTTCAATGTAGGTGATGAAATCATTTCCCTGCCTTCTCAACAGACCAGCAAGATCAAGACGATCGAACAGTTTGAAAAACAACTGGACATTGCTCAGGCACGTGAGAGCGTGGTGATCACACTGGAAACTGAAATCGATACTAGCCGTGGCAGCATGCTCGCAAAGGTGGACAACGCCCCTGCCCTGCTGAAAGATATTACTGCAAACATTTGCTGGATGGATCAGCAAAAACTGGTACCGGGCAAAACTTACCTGCTGCAACATGGTATTAACCGTGTGAAAGCAAAGGTGCAGCAGTTGCTCGAAGTGGTAGATGTAACAAGCAATCAACTGGTACCCGATAAGAAAGAGATGGGATTGAATGATATTGGTAAGATTGCAATCAGGACCGCTGCGCCGATCTTTGCAGATGCATATAGCGTGAATCCTGCAAACGGTGCGTTCATACTCATCGATGAGTTTAGTAACTCCACTGTTGCCGTTGGGTTCGTAGCATAA
- a CDS encoding RrF2 family transcriptional regulator, whose translation MLSKKTQYAFHALIHLAENQDKGPILISEIAQEKNISIKFLENILLELKNAGILGSKKGKGGGYYLMKPPKEIALAKIIRLLDGAIALLPCVSLNYYERCENCKDEAVCGLNEVMSKVRDASLKILENKTLKDILTRQVTI comes from the coding sequence ATGCTATCGAAAAAAACACAATACGCTTTTCATGCACTTATTCACCTGGCAGAGAATCAAGATAAAGGACCAATCCTGATATCTGAAATTGCGCAGGAAAAAAATATATCCATTAAGTTCCTGGAAAACATTTTGCTGGAGTTGAAAAACGCTGGTATTCTGGGAAGTAAAAAGGGTAAAGGCGGTGGCTATTATCTGATGAAGCCTCCAAAGGAGATAGCCCTGGCTAAAATCATCCGCCTGCTGGACGGGGCCATTGCCCTGCTGCCATGTGTGAGCCTGAACTACTATGAGCGATGTGAGAATTGTAAAGATGAGGCGGTTTGCGGGCTCAATGAGGTGATGAGTAAAGTGCGGGATGCTTCCCTGAAAATTCTGGAAAACAAGACTTTAAAAGATATCTTAACCAGACAGGTTACCATCTAA
- a CDS encoding NAD-dependent epimerase/dehydratase family protein produces the protein MKKDKILVIGACGQIGVELTLALRKMYGDTNVIASDLREEHELLKGSGPYVSLDVMNKEMLHVLVIRHNITQIYLLAAILSATGEKNPLLAWHINMASLLNVLDIAKEEGIDKVYWPSSIAVFGPDSPKEDTPQHTIIEPTTIYGISKFAGERWCEYYNHRYGVDVRSLRYPGLISYKSAPGGGTTDYAIEIFHEALEEKKYTCFLSEGTYLPMMYMPDAIRATIELMEADKDKIKVRSSYNLGAMSFSPKEIAAEIKKHIPEFTINYAPDYRQAIADGWPQSIDDENARNDWGWKPEYCLEKMTTDMLKNLKETVQ, from the coding sequence ATGAAGAAAGACAAAATCCTGGTAATTGGTGCCTGTGGTCAGATCGGTGTTGAATTGACACTGGCGCTCAGGAAAATGTATGGCGACACAAATGTTATTGCCTCTGACCTTCGGGAAGAACATGAATTACTAAAAGGTTCCGGGCCTTATGTCTCTCTGGATGTGATGAACAAGGAAATGCTGCATGTGCTGGTGATCCGTCACAACATTACCCAGATTTACCTGCTGGCGGCGATCCTCTCTGCTACCGGCGAAAAGAACCCGCTGCTGGCATGGCATATTAACATGGCCAGCCTGTTGAATGTACTGGACATAGCAAAAGAAGAAGGTATTGACAAGGTGTACTGGCCTAGTTCCATTGCTGTATTCGGACCAGATTCTCCAAAGGAAGACACACCACAACATACCATCATCGAGCCTACTACCATTTATGGTATCAGTAAGTTTGCCGGTGAACGCTGGTGTGAATACTACAATCACCGTTATGGCGTAGACGTACGCAGCCTGCGTTATCCAGGTCTGATCAGTTACAAGTCTGCACCGGGTGGTGGTACTACTGATTATGCAATTGAGATCTTCCACGAGGCGCTGGAAGAAAAGAAATATACCTGTTTCCTGTCTGAAGGCACTTACCTGCCTATGATGTATATGCCGGATGCGATCCGCGCTACGATTGAACTGATGGAGGCTGATAAGGACAAGATCAAGGTTCGTTCTTCTTACAATTTAGGTGCGATGAGTTTTTCTCCGAAAGAAATCGCTGCTGAAATAAAGAAACACATTCCTGAGTTTACCATTAACTACGCACCTGACTACAGGCAGGCAATTGCCGATGGATGGCCACAGAGTATTGATGATGAAAATGCGAGAAATGACTGGGGTTGGAAGCCGGAGTATTGCCTGGAAAAGATGACGACAGATATGCTGAAGAACCTGAAAGAAACGGTACAGTAG